CTAAATGTGTAATTAGTTTCATTGACTGATGCAATGCTTAGAGTGGAAACGATACATGTTAAGAGAAGTAGAAGCGCTTTCATATTTTCTTAATTAATTTTATTTGGCTAAAAGATTAGCAGATTTATGGAAATTTAGAAAATTTAATCCTCATTTTGTTGGGTTAAAAGTAATAAAACCCCTTTGTTAGTTATAGAACAAGTTCGTGTACCCCTAACGAACGGGCGACATTCATGACGCGAGTCATTTGATTGACTACTGCCTTGTAAGTTAAAAAGAATTTCCCTCTCCTTTTAGGAGATGAACAGCAATGTTGCGCAAGGGAGTGAGGGTAAAACAAAAAAAGCCCCTACAATGTAGAGGCTTTTTCTTATCTAAGACTTAAATCTTAAGACACTTTATCACCCGGTTTAGCACCAGATTCAGGTGAAATCACCCAAACACCGTCGCTATTACCTGCAGCTAAAACCATACCGTTAGAAATACCAAAACGCATCTTACGTGGTGCAAGGTTTGCTACCATCACCACCAATTTGCCTTTTAGGTCTTGAGGCTCATAGAACTCACGAATACCGCTAAATACGTTACGTGGCTCAGCTTCACCGACATTTAAAGTCAATTGAAGAAGTTTATCTGAACCTTCAACTGTTGCAGCTTCAAGAACTTCCGCTACTCGTAAGTCAATTTTCATAAAGTCTTCGATGCCAATGGTGCTTGTGTTAAGAGCAGCTTCACCGACTTTAGGTTCAGCTTTCTTCTCTTTAACTTTCTCTTTTTTCTTCTCAGCTTTTGGTGCTTCAGCAGGGGCAGCTAAAGAGTCTTTAGAGGCATCGACCATAGCAGCAACAGCTTTCGGGTCAACACGTTGCATGAGTGGTTGGAACAATGCAATTTCATGACCGACTAAAATCGTTTCACGAGAAGCGAAGTCAAAAGCATCGAGTTGCAAGAAGTTTTGAACTTGCTGAGCCAAAGTTGGCAATACAGGTGCAAGGTAAACCGCCAATTGACGGAATAGGTTAATACCCACAGAGCATACGTCATGCACTTGTTGGTCTTCACCTTCGATTTTAGCCAAAGCCCAAGGCTTTTTCTCATCGATGTATTGGTTGGCTTTGTCTGCAAGCGCCATGATTTCACGAATCGCAGCAGAGAACTCACGCGCTTCGTATTGCGCAGCGATCGACGCACCTGCATCAATAAAGCTTTGAACCAATTCAGGCTCTGCACAAGTCACAGAAAGTTTATTGTCAAACTTGGTATTAATGAATTTCGCACAACGACTGGCAATGTTCACCACTTTACCGACCAAGTCAGAATTCACTTTTTGAACGAAATCATCAAGGTTCAAGTCAGAATCTTCAACTTTGTCAGAAAGTTTAGAGGCGAAGTAGTAACGTAGGTATTCAGGGTTCAAGTGCTGTAAGTAAGTCTCAGCTTTGATGAAGGTACCGCGAGATTTCGACATCTTCTGACCATTCACAGTCAAGAAGCCGTTTACGAATAAACCTGTTGGGGTACGGTAGTTTGCACCTTCAAGCATTGCAGGCCAGAACAATGCGTGGAAATAAACGATGTCTTTACCAATGAAGTGATACACCTCATTTTTAGAATCTTTCTTCCAGTAGTCTTCGAAGTTGAGTTCTGGACGTTTGCTTTTGATGTAGTTTTCAAAACTCGACATATAACCAATTGGCGCATCGACCCAAACATAGAAGTATTTGTTGGGTGCATCAGGAATTTCAAAACCAAAATACGGTGCATCACGAGAAATATCCCAATCGTTTAAGCCCGCTTCAAACCATTCATCCAGTTTGTTGGCAATCGACACAGGTAAACGACCTTCATCGCGTGTCCACTTTTGTAGGTATTCACCAAAATTCGGCAGTTTAAAGAAGTAGTGATCTGAAGATTTCTCGACAGGTGCAGCACCGCTTAAGGTTGATTTTGGATTCAACAATTCAGTCGCATTGTAGGTTGCACCACACACTTCGCATGAATCGCCATACTGATCTTCCGCTTTACATTTCGGGCAAGTCCCTTTAATGAAACGGTCTGACAAGAACATGCTTTTTTCAGGATCGAATAACTGAGTTACAGGACGAACCGCGATATTGCCTGCTTCACGGTTTTTAATATAAATCTCAGAAGCACGTGCTTTGTTGGCATCGCTGTTGGTTGAATCATAATGGTCAAAGTGAACACCAAAGCCATCAAAATCACGCATATGTTCTTTTTGAACAT
The sequence above is drawn from the Acinetobacter lanii genome and encodes:
- the metG gene encoding methionine--tRNA ligase — encoded protein: MRNILVTNALPYANGPIHMGHLLGYIQADIWVRAMRAMGHDVTYVCADDAHGTAIMLRAEANGISPEAQIANVQKEHMRDFDGFGVHFDHYDSTNSDANKARASEIYIKNREAGNIAVRPVTQLFDPEKSMFLSDRFIKGTCPKCKAEDQYGDSCEVCGATYNATELLNPKSTLSGAAPVEKSSDHYFFKLPNFGEYLQKWTRDEGRLPVSIANKLDEWFEAGLNDWDISRDAPYFGFEIPDAPNKYFYVWVDAPIGYMSSFENYIKSKRPELNFEDYWKKDSKNEVYHFIGKDIVYFHALFWPAMLEGANYRTPTGLFVNGFLTVNGQKMSKSRGTFIKAETYLQHLNPEYLRYYFASKLSDKVEDSDLNLDDFVQKVNSDLVGKVVNIASRCAKFINTKFDNKLSVTCAEPELVQSFIDAGASIAAQYEAREFSAAIREIMALADKANQYIDEKKPWALAKIEGEDQQVHDVCSVGINLFRQLAVYLAPVLPTLAQQVQNFLQLDAFDFASRETILVGHEIALFQPLMQRVDPKAVAAMVDASKDSLAAPAEAPKAEKKKEKVKEKKAEPKVGEAALNTSTIGIEDFMKIDLRVAEVLEAATVEGSDKLLQLTLNVGEAEPRNVFSGIREFYEPQDLKGKLVVMVANLAPRKMRFGISNGMVLAAGNSDGVWVISPESGAKPGDKVS